A genomic window from Sporosarcina sp. Marseille-Q4063 includes:
- a CDS encoding TAXI family TRAP transporter solute-binding subunit — protein sequence MIKKKKKNIALLLALVVALSITTACSEDNTNVQSSSNAEGVKELVLTTQTVGTAVYSRASAFNEILKPILPEDYSMEVQPSSTGGAATVLLLEENKAQIGTSNNVPAKKLFEGTYDDNRPAVKNVASILGGTDFTYMTIMFTDSFVQKTGIKTFEEIIEQKYPVKIVTKQPGSFGITGAEDLLDTMDVKFEDIKSWGGDVFHIDPSQMVDMLKEGKADISIDVVSLGQPAFSELTMTTPMHVIEISKETRDKLNDYGYANKVMPAESWNGQDNDIQTVVGTESLVVRKDVPDEVVYAITKAICENTSRLVELVPVMKDFDPKSAGNIEYLGIPLHPGAEKYFKEVGYLQ from the coding sequence ATGATAAAAAAGAAAAAAAAAAATATTGCTTTACTTTTAGCTTTGGTGGTAGCGCTTTCAATTACTACTGCATGTTCCGAGGATAACACGAATGTCCAAAGTTCAAGTAATGCTGAAGGGGTGAAGGAATTAGTATTAACAACCCAAACTGTAGGGACAGCAGTATATTCTAGAGCTTCGGCCTTTAACGAAATATTAAAACCTATACTTCCAGAGGATTATAGTATGGAAGTTCAGCCATCATCTACTGGAGGAGCGGCGACTGTACTTTTACTGGAGGAAAACAAGGCACAAATAGGAACATCCAACAATGTTCCGGCAAAAAAGTTATTTGAAGGAACATACGATGATAATCGTCCTGCCGTAAAAAATGTGGCTTCTATTCTTGGCGGTACAGACTTTACTTATATGACAATTATGTTTACTGATTCCTTTGTTCAAAAAACTGGTATTAAAACATTTGAAGAAATAATTGAACAAAAATACCCTGTGAAAATAGTTACTAAGCAACCAGGAAGCTTTGGAATAACAGGTGCGGAAGACCTCTTAGACACAATGGATGTGAAATTTGAAGATATTAAATCTTGGGGAGGTGATGTGTTTCATATCGATCCTAGTCAAATGGTGGATATGTTAAAGGAAGGAAAGGCGGATATCTCAATAGATGTAGTGAGTCTTGGTCAACCGGCATTCTCCGAACTAACAATGACCACGCCTATGCATGTGATTGAAATATCAAAAGAGACTAGGGATAAACTAAATGACTATGGTTATGCCAACAAGGTAATGCCTGCTGAAAGTTGGAATGGACAAGATAATGACATCCAAACTGTTGTAGGGACAGAATCCTTGGTTGTGAGGAAAGACGTTCCAGACGAGGTTGTATATGCCATAACCAAAGCAATCTGTGAAAATACGTCGAGATTGGTAGAGCTAGTCCCGGTAATGAAAGACTTTGATCCGAAAAGTGCAGGTAACATAGAATACCTAGGAATACCTCTTCATCCAGGAGCTGAGAAATATTTTAAAGAAGTTGGATATCTACAATAG
- a CDS encoding TRAP transporter fused permease subunit yields MELPLNKKAHSINILLGVIALGWLLTQLYFTLFKPIHPMILSPIFLSFALSLVFISKPINKKIIWPRLIDFTFVGILIGVVIFYIGHEQRIVNRIPNIDPVLPGDIVVTLILLLLLLEAVRRVLGFNLLIFVSVFIAYAFLGPYSPGFTNFSGFSLHQFTEIMTLTTEGLYGTPLSATASFIFYFILFGVIFSACGGGQVLIDIGLKLGNPETGGPAKAAVISSALMGMISGSSVANVTTTGVLTIPMMKKVGYKPEQAAAIEAVASTGGQIMPPIMGVGAFIMAELLGVKYASIALAATIPALAYFLSILLLVGFIAKRNRHEGSVALEDIKNVEFKTQPILPRLYLLIPAFVLLGMVLSGQSLRSAALYSILAILALNILIPANRKGIKEIYEAFIEGIKQAANITLPIAACGIIIGVVIQSGLTNKFSAVVAAVGGSSLIAALLITMIGCMLLGMALPTVAAYLIGVVLFVPILISLGIPILIAHMFCFYFGVIAQITPPVCLASFTAAGIAGANPWKTGWTGFVYASVSFLIPFVFVYQPAILLMGSPVQIIVAALFLYAGVWALAIAISGYMYAPLHKFERLLMLTVALLLIVPELATSLVGFVLLGIILVKNIKSKRLSRQIPKMALEKS; encoded by the coding sequence ATGGAATTACCACTAAATAAAAAGGCTCATTCTATTAACATACTACTAGGAGTAATTGCGCTTGGTTGGTTGCTCACACAATTATACTTCACATTATTTAAACCGATACACCCTATGATTCTGAGTCCGATTTTCCTTTCGTTCGCTTTGTCTTTAGTTTTCATTAGCAAACCAATAAATAAAAAGATTATTTGGCCTAGGCTAATTGATTTTACCTTTGTAGGCATCCTCATTGGGGTCGTAATTTTTTATATTGGACATGAACAGCGTATAGTCAATAGAATTCCAAACATTGATCCAGTTTTACCTGGAGATATTGTTGTAACGTTAATCCTGCTCCTACTTTTGCTAGAAGCAGTTAGAAGAGTACTAGGGTTTAACTTGTTAATCTTTGTGTCAGTTTTTATTGCCTATGCATTTCTAGGACCTTATAGTCCTGGTTTTACAAATTTTTCGGGATTCTCATTGCACCAATTTACTGAGATCATGACTTTGACTACAGAAGGATTATATGGAACTCCTTTATCGGCAACTGCCAGTTTCATCTTCTACTTTATTCTATTTGGAGTTATTTTCTCTGCATGCGGAGGAGGACAGGTCCTGATTGATATAGGTTTAAAGTTAGGTAATCCTGAAACCGGAGGTCCTGCCAAAGCAGCTGTGATAAGTAGTGCTCTTATGGGAATGATTAGTGGGAGCTCCGTTGCTAATGTAACCACGACAGGCGTTTTGACTATTCCGATGATGAAAAAGGTTGGTTATAAACCTGAACAAGCAGCAGCGATAGAGGCCGTTGCTTCTACGGGAGGACAGATAATGCCACCTATTATGGGTGTAGGAGCATTTATAATGGCAGAGCTGTTAGGTGTTAAATATGCTTCTATTGCTTTAGCAGCTACAATTCCGGCCTTAGCCTACTTTTTATCCATTCTTCTTCTTGTAGGATTTATTGCAAAGAGGAATAGGCATGAGGGGTCGGTGGCATTGGAAGATATCAAGAATGTTGAATTTAAAACTCAGCCAATCTTACCGAGATTGTACTTGCTTATCCCGGCGTTCGTACTACTTGGTATGGTCCTCTCTGGTCAATCCTTAAGGAGTGCTGCACTTTACAGTATTCTGGCGATATTAGCACTTAATATTTTGATCCCAGCTAACCGTAAAGGTATTAAAGAAATCTATGAAGCATTTATTGAAGGTATAAAGCAGGCGGCAAATATTACCCTTCCAATTGCAGCATGTGGAATTATTATTGGTGTCGTTATTCAATCTGGCCTAACCAATAAATTTTCCGCTGTAGTTGCAGCTGTTGGTGGATCAAGCCTTATTGCTGCCCTTTTGATTACTATGATAGGGTGTATGCTGCTTGGAATGGCTTTACCGACAGTAGCTGCATATCTAATTGGAGTTGTATTATTTGTACCAATCTTGATATCACTTGGTATACCAATTTTAATAGCGCATATGTTCTGCTTTTACTTTGGGGTTATTGCTCAAATTACTCCACCCGTTTGCTTGGCGTCCTTTACAGCGGCTGGTATTGCGGGGGCGAATCCTTGGAAAACAGGTTGGACAGGATTTGTTTATGCATCAGTTTCATTTTTAATCCCATTTGTTTTCGTTTATCAGCCTGCAATACTCCTTATGGGATCACCCGTACAAATAATTGTAGCTGCTTTATTCCTGTACGCTGGCGTTTGGGCATTAGCCATAGCTATTTCCGGGTATATGTATGCGCCGCTTCATAAGTTTGAACGGTTATTGATGCTCACAGTAGCGCTACTTTTAATAGTACCTGAGTTAGCTACATCCCTAGTAGGCTTTGTCTTACTCGGAATAATTTTAGTCAAAAATATTAAAAGTAAAAGACTTAGTCGTCAAATTCCAAAAATGGCATTAGAAAAAAGTTGA
- the eda gene encoding bifunctional 4-hydroxy-2-oxoglutarate aldolase/2-dehydro-3-deoxy-phosphogluconate aldolase — MEKILVKIDNQKVLKQIEDYGIVPVVKIENVKDAVPLAKALIDGGLNVAEITFRTDCATDVIKEITKKYPDMLVGAGTVNSVEQVKQAMDAGAKYIVCPALIDDVVEYCLQHNILVIPGCTTASDVQKAVSYGLTNLKFFPAESSGGIQTIRALSSVYEGVRFMPTGGIDLDNISEYVNDPNVIACGGSWMVNPELINAGEFDEIRKLTRDSIFKILNFDFAHFGINCDTEEEGYKNIFKLADMFDLILGDTESSTYVGKDVEITKQPFKVRGPHGHIGYHTDNLKRSIFYLSNAGVEFNMEHIKYHGDKMFVIYLKDYLAGFAIHIEERNDHNPSSWDHRDDIKSLIGWNN, encoded by the coding sequence ATGGAGAAAATTCTAGTAAAGATTGATAATCAAAAAGTATTAAAACAGATTGAGGATTATGGTATTGTTCCAGTGGTGAAAATTGAAAACGTGAAGGACGCTGTTCCGCTTGCTAAGGCACTAATTGATGGGGGATTGAATGTAGCTGAAATCACATTTAGAACGGATTGTGCCACTGATGTAATAAAAGAAATTACAAAGAAATATCCAGACATGCTTGTAGGAGCGGGTACAGTAAACTCAGTTGAACAGGTTAAGCAAGCAATGGATGCGGGTGCAAAGTATATTGTTTGTCCGGCCTTGATTGACGATGTTGTAGAGTATTGCTTACAACATAATATTCTTGTAATCCCTGGTTGTACAACAGCATCAGATGTTCAAAAGGCAGTTTCATATGGGCTTACCAATTTGAAGTTCTTTCCAGCGGAATCATCTGGAGGGATTCAGACTATTAGAGCTTTATCCTCAGTTTATGAAGGTGTACGTTTCATGCCGACAGGTGGGATAGATTTAGACAATATAAGTGAGTATGTCAATGATCCTAATGTAATTGCTTGCGGCGGAAGCTGGATGGTAAATCCAGAATTAATTAATGCTGGAGAATTTGATGAGATTAGAAAGCTTACACGTGATTCTATTTTCAAAATATTGAATTTTGATTTTGCGCATTTTGGAATCAACTGTGATACTGAGGAAGAAGGATACAAGAATATCTTCAAGTTAGCGGATATGTTTGACCTAATACTGGGGGATACGGAAAGCTCAACATACGTAGGAAAAGATGTTGAAATTACGAAGCAACCTTTTAAAGTAAGAGGTCCGCATGGTCATATTGGTTATCATACGGATAATCTCAAGAGAAGTATCTTTTATTTAAGTAACGCTGGCGTAGAGTTTAATATGGAACACATTAAATATCATGGTGATAAAATGTTCGTAATTTATCTAAAGGATTATCTAGCTGGTTTTGCTATTCATATTGAAGAAAGAAATGACCATAATCCGTCTTCATGGGATCATCGTGATGATATTAAATCATTAATCGGCTGGAATAATTAG
- a CDS encoding NAD(P)-dependent oxidoreductase yields MAKKKIMVPFPVFKEGLTELFERYDVYYPSEVVPREEILKILPEYDALISCGFKPDKEAIERMDNIKIMSTYGVGYDNVDLETMNDKGILVCNLPDIVTESTAEFGMALMLSVMRRVAETDRKLRLDQDLPWGPIANVGRGLNGKRLGIVGMGNIGRALARRTKGFMMDVTYHNRNRLSEEVENEYNATYVPTLEQLLKESDIVMINTPLTTSTYHMFDTPQFEMMKESAFLINIGRGPVVNEQALINALQNGVIAGAGLDVFENEPNIPDAFKTMDNVVLGAHMATATIETRTEMVRLAAKNIIDYLEDGKHPNLVNPEALQNVRPLNSEVSIR; encoded by the coding sequence ATGGCGAAGAAAAAGATTATGGTACCATTCCCTGTTTTTAAGGAGGGGTTAACAGAGTTGTTTGAAAGGTATGATGTATATTATCCATCTGAGGTGGTTCCTAGAGAAGAAATACTGAAAATACTTCCTGAATATGATGCATTAATTTCTTGTGGTTTTAAACCAGACAAGGAAGCAATCGAGCGTATGGATAATATTAAGATCATGAGTACGTATGGTGTTGGATACGATAATGTGGATTTGGAAACTATGAATGATAAGGGGATTCTTGTATGTAATCTACCGGATATTGTTACTGAATCTACTGCTGAATTCGGGATGGCACTCATGCTGTCTGTAATGAGAAGAGTAGCTGAAACTGATAGAAAGTTGCGCCTAGATCAAGATCTTCCATGGGGACCAATTGCAAATGTCGGTAGAGGACTAAATGGGAAAAGATTGGGTATTGTAGGAATGGGTAATATAGGTAGAGCCTTAGCAAGAAGAACAAAAGGGTTCATGATGGATGTAACATATCATAACAGGAATCGCCTGTCGGAAGAGGTTGAAAATGAGTATAACGCTACTTATGTTCCAACACTAGAGCAACTCTTAAAAGAGTCGGACATCGTAATGATTAATACACCGCTTACAACATCGACATACCATATGTTTGATACACCGCAATTTGAAATGATGAAAGAGTCTGCTTTCTTGATAAATATTGGTAGGGGTCCAGTGGTTAATGAGCAAGCTTTAATTAATGCATTACAAAATGGAGTGATTGCTGGAGCTGGACTTGATGTATTTGAGAATGAACCTAATATCCCTGATGCATTTAAGACAATGGATAATGTGGTTCTTGGTGCACACATGGCAACTGCAACAATTGAAACAAGAACAGAAATGGTTCGGTTGGCAGCTAAAAATATTATTGATTACTTGGAAGATGGTAAACATCCAAACCTTGTTAATCCGGAAGCCCTTCAAAATGTTCGACCATTGAATTCAGAAGTTTCAATCAGATAA
- a CDS encoding HIT family protein: MDKDYDLQCFYCTKSEPLSTLMTEVCVLDSSTVYLFHDQKNPGRCIVASNGHKTELFEFSSQERNDYFEDVSNVAKVIHELYGADKINYATYGDLAPHFHVHLVPKKVDGVSWGSPFSDTLEKVHLTEEDKTQWIATLNYHIKKYVKQKI; encoded by the coding sequence ATGGATAAAGATTATGATTTGCAGTGTTTTTACTGTACAAAAAGTGAGCCTTTATCAACGCTTATGACAGAGGTATGTGTCTTGGACTCATCTACGGTTTACCTATTTCATGATCAAAAAAATCCTGGTAGATGCATAGTTGCTTCTAATGGACATAAAACAGAACTATTTGAGTTTAGTTCTCAGGAAAGAAATGATTATTTTGAAGATGTATCTAATGTAGCAAAGGTAATACACGAACTATATGGTGCAGATAAAATCAATTATGCCACTTATGGTGATCTAGCTCCTCATTTTCACGTACACTTGGTACCCAAAAAAGTAGATGGTGTTTCTTGGGGCAGTCCATTTAGTGACACACTTGAGAAAGTACATTTAACAGAAGAAGATAAGACTCAATGGATTGCTACTTTGAATTATCATATAAAAAAATACGTAAAACAAAAGATTTAA
- a CDS encoding 5-deoxy-glucuronate isomerase, protein MAIISSQQTMKDWHIKSTEEEGFHKVVIPGREDCSAVHISRLNLSAGNSYMIKSLDLEMNAVLLKGTANIKSEYLDQKMSLYDSFYIPGNSYVNVTAIEDTIFYIGGALCEGHGKEFYREYNKNLPLGEIHQIHGAGSGQREVHFTLNPEVPASRLICGLTWGGDGTWTSWPPHQHENDLEEVYCYFDMDEPKFGLHISYLKTQESDNLVAHHVTSGDMVLVPRGYHPTVASPGTRNTYFWVLAAFSHSSRRYDLAILDPTFDDM, encoded by the coding sequence ATGGCTATTATATCTTCACAGCAAACGATGAAAGATTGGCATATTAAGTCTACCGAAGAAGAAGGGTTCCATAAAGTTGTTATTCCAGGAAGAGAAGATTGTTCCGCTGTGCACATATCCCGATTAAATCTTTCGGCTGGAAACAGCTATATGATTAAATCTTTGGATTTAGAAATGAATGCTGTTCTTTTAAAAGGAACAGCGAATATAAAATCTGAATACTTGGATCAAAAAATGTCACTTTATGACAGTTTTTATATACCGGGTAATAGTTATGTTAATGTTACCGCAATTGAAGACACAATCTTTTATATAGGCGGAGCATTGTGTGAAGGACATGGAAAAGAGTTTTATCGTGAATACAATAAAAATCTACCTTTAGGTGAGATTCACCAAATACATGGCGCTGGATCTGGGCAACGGGAAGTTCATTTCACCTTAAACCCTGAGGTGCCTGCCTCCAGATTAATTTGTGGATTAACTTGGGGAGGGGATGGAACATGGACTAGTTGGCCACCCCACCAGCATGAAAATGATTTGGAAGAGGTTTATTGCTATTTTGATATGGATGAACCAAAGTTTGGATTGCATATTAGTTACTTAAAAACTCAAGAAAGCGATAATTTGGTTGCACATCATGTTACTAGTGGTGACATGGTACTAGTACCGCGTGGATACCATCCTACTGTAGCAAGTCCTGGCACTAGAAATACCTACTTTTGGGTATTGGCAGCTTTCTCGCATTCAAGCAGAAGATATGATCTAGCTATTCTTGACCCTACGTTTGACGACATGTAA
- a CDS encoding SDR family oxidoreductase, which yields MNLFDLTDKKAIVTGAASGLGKGMAEGLMEAGAEVVILDLSPNTPKVVDELREKGFKAHGIVANLGDREELQSAFDNAIKLLGGTLDILIPAAGIQRRHKSEDFPIEDWNAVMHVNLNIVFEINQLAGKLMLNQGKGKIINIASMLSYFGGYTVPAYAASKGAVMQMTKALSNEWAGRGVNVNAVAPGYMDTVMNVNIINDSERNESITKRIPAGRWGTSEDMKGVTIFLSSDASNYLNGAIIPVDGGYLGM from the coding sequence ATGAACTTATTCGATCTTACTGACAAAAAAGCTATTGTAACGGGTGCAGCCTCAGGGCTTGGCAAGGGTATGGCAGAAGGGTTAATGGAGGCAGGTGCTGAAGTTGTTATTTTAGATCTTTCACCCAATACTCCTAAGGTGGTAGACGAATTACGAGAAAAGGGATTTAAAGCACATGGAATAGTAGCTAATTTAGGTGACAGGGAGGAATTACAATCTGCCTTTGATAATGCTATTAAACTTTTAGGTGGAACTTTAGATATTTTGATACCTGCTGCTGGTATTCAACGAAGACATAAAAGTGAGGATTTTCCGATTGAGGATTGGAATGCCGTAATGCATGTAAACCTCAATATTGTGTTTGAGATTAATCAACTAGCAGGCAAACTTATGTTAAATCAAGGTAAAGGAAAAATAATCAATATTGCCTCTATGTTAAGTTACTTTGGAGGATATACAGTTCCTGCATATGCAGCAAGTAAAGGCGCAGTTATGCAAATGACAAAAGCGTTGTCAAATGAATGGGCAGGACGGGGTGTAAATGTCAATGCGGTTGCACCGGGATATATGGATACAGTCATGAATGTGAATATTATTAATGATAGTGAAAGAAATGAAAGCATTACAAAAAGAATACCAGCGGGTAGATGGGGTACTTCTGAAGATATGAAGGGAGTAACAATCTTTCTTTCATCTGACGCTTCAAATTACCTAAATGGTGCTATTATTCCAGTCGATGGCGGTTATCTCGGAATGTAA
- a CDS encoding gluconokinase: protein MLILVLEASTTSAKALLYDDSKGIVDIISKPFSKKVNDGITHDTEGIYSAVMEVGRQIAAHKDIDAVALCSTWHSVVVCDSNMNPLTKTYLWGHTGASNEVAKLRKDPHQVKKMYERTGCMVHALYPAYKLLHFKNEGLDLKDKYIAGEGSYLFYRMTGERMVTNSMASGSGLFNIHTLDYDEEALEMVDLNKSQLGELCTYQDARPLSKEAANLLGICVGIPVIPTHPDGALNQVGAGALKEGIMSLSVGTSAAMRLSSSKPIVSKGMGTWCYLSPTSWLAGAATSGACNCLDWCKQTFFPESTSYEELENQKVDMKEMPIFLPFMFGERCPGWRDDRLSGFHDLRSTHTTTDMYFGVLEGILMNIRQCFDHITDEMGTPEKIMVSGGIIKSTNWIQMMSDILGESLYCSDNEQASVLGGAIIARAYLDSTFNPNEYTAEIGKVINPNPNMYDHYKERYNRYLHWYERTS from the coding sequence TTGCTGATTCTCGTTCTTGAAGCTAGTACTACGTCAGCTAAAGCTCTACTCTATGATGATAGTAAAGGCATTGTAGATATTATAAGTAAACCTTTTTCCAAAAAGGTTAATGATGGCATTACACATGACACTGAGGGAATATATAGCGCTGTTATGGAGGTGGGAAGGCAAATAGCAGCACATAAAGATATAGACGCTGTAGCACTTTGCAGTACTTGGCATAGTGTGGTGGTGTGTGATAGTAATATGAATCCACTAACCAAAACATACTTGTGGGGACATACCGGCGCCTCCAACGAGGTAGCGAAGTTAAGGAAGGACCCTCACCAAGTAAAGAAAATGTATGAAAGAACAGGTTGTATGGTTCATGCTCTTTATCCAGCTTATAAGTTATTACACTTTAAAAATGAGGGATTGGACCTAAAAGATAAATATATTGCAGGTGAAGGCAGCTACTTGTTTTATAGAATGACGGGAGAAAGAATGGTTACGAATAGTATGGCCTCCGGTTCCGGATTGTTTAATATTCATACGCTTGATTATGATGAGGAAGCTTTAGAGATGGTTGATCTAAATAAAAGTCAACTCGGGGAATTGTGCACCTATCAGGATGCACGTCCTCTCTCTAAAGAGGCGGCCAATTTGCTAGGTATTTGTGTAGGAATACCAGTAATACCAACTCATCCAGATGGTGCTTTAAATCAAGTCGGAGCCGGTGCATTAAAAGAAGGCATTATGAGTCTTTCTGTTGGAACAAGTGCTGCAATGCGATTATCATCCTCAAAACCTATTGTATCTAAAGGGATGGGGACATGGTGTTATCTGTCGCCCACATCTTGGTTGGCGGGGGCAGCAACTTCGGGAGCTTGCAACTGTTTAGATTGGTGTAAACAGACCTTTTTTCCAGAATCGACATCGTATGAGGAACTTGAAAATCAAAAAGTTGATATGAAAGAGATGCCTATTTTTCTCCCCTTTATGTTTGGAGAAAGATGTCCCGGATGGAGAGACGATAGATTGAGTGGATTTCACGATCTGCGTTCAACCCATACCACAACAGATATGTATTTTGGCGTGTTGGAAGGAATTCTAATGAATATTAGACAATGTTTTGATCATATTACGGATGAGATGGGGACTCCTGAAAAGATTATGGTATCGGGAGGGATCATTAAATCGACCAATTGGATACAAATGATGAGTGATATCTTGGGCGAAAGTTTGTACTGCTCCGACAATGAACAGGCATCTGTATTGGGGGGGGCTATTATAGCTAGGGCTTATCTGGACAGTACCTTTAACCCAAATGAATATACAGCGGAGATTGGAAAAGTTATTAACCCAAATCCAAATATGTATGATCATTATAAAGAAAGATATAACCGTTATCTCCATTGGTATGAAAGGACATCTTAA
- a CDS encoding phosphoglycerate dehydrogenase, whose translation MYEVVVTARSFGKGNDAPIKLLESSKCRVKKISTESALTSNELIEYIENADAVIAGLDDFSAEVINAGKKLKVISRYGVGYDKVDIDEATKKGIAVTVTPGANENSVADLAVGAMLACARHIPQMDQQIKNNKEGRALGFELWGKTCGIIGTGRIGRGVIKRLSGFNMRFLCHDKYPNEELTEEYDIKYCELEELLSESDFISIHCPLTVETRNMIGEKQLKMMKNSAVIVNTARGGIIDEDALYHALKGGIVAAAALDATLQEPSFDSPLLTLQNCLITPHIGGYTMDAVLNMGMLAAQNVINILEDKKCPHKIN comes from the coding sequence ATGTATGAAGTAGTTGTTACAGCTCGTTCCTTTGGTAAAGGAAATGATGCACCTATTAAACTGTTGGAGAGTAGTAAGTGCCGTGTCAAAAAGATATCAACTGAAAGTGCCTTGACTTCGAATGAATTGATTGAGTACATTGAAAACGCTGATGCAGTTATAGCAGGTTTGGATGATTTTAGTGCAGAGGTTATTAATGCAGGTAAAAAGTTAAAGGTGATTTCTAGATATGGAGTGGGCTACGATAAAGTAGACATTGATGAAGCGACAAAAAAAGGAATAGCAGTTACTGTCACTCCAGGAGCAAATGAAAATTCAGTAGCCGATTTGGCGGTAGGAGCTATGTTAGCCTGTGCTCGTCATATACCGCAAATGGATCAACAGATTAAGAATAACAAGGAAGGTAGGGCTCTGGGATTTGAGTTATGGGGGAAAACCTGCGGCATTATTGGTACAGGGAGAATAGGCAGGGGTGTTATTAAGCGTCTCAGTGGATTTAATATGCGGTTTTTATGCCATGATAAATATCCGAATGAAGAACTTACCGAAGAATATGACATCAAATATTGTGAACTGGAAGAACTTCTCTCAGAATCTGATTTCATTTCAATTCATTGTCCGCTTACAGTGGAAACAAGAAATATGATTGGTGAAAAACAATTGAAAATGATGAAAAACTCTGCTGTTATAGTAAACACAGCACGTGGCGGAATCATTGATGAAGATGCTCTATACCATGCGCTTAAGGGGGGAATAGTCGCTGCCGCAGCCCTAGATGCAACGTTGCAAGAACCATCCTTCGACAGTCCATTATTAACTCTTCAAAACTGCTTAATTACTCCGCACATAGGAGGTTACACAATGGACGCGGTTCTGAATATGGGGATGTTGGCGGCTCAAAATGTCATTAATATTTTGGAAGATAAAAAATGCCCTCATAAAATTAATTAA
- a CDS encoding GntR family transcriptional regulator → MINKNSLRSDSLVEVAYHQIKQDFSVRVVNPGEKIIIKDMVDRYGISETPIKQALNRLIAEGLVENIPRRGMRFKEANWEDIEEMLDTRLMLETFFAHRVIESVSLDNKIIDDMRENIKQHYKAIEKIETLDDFFEVYKIDHDFHLTYMKGMWNKKILQIYESIGSHSFSSFLYGKKPKEKLINGVLEHEDICNALENRDLKALEAAIKVHNDNAKEYISLMIKMKNI, encoded by the coding sequence TTGATAAACAAGAATAGCTTAAGGTCAGACTCATTGGTAGAAGTTGCCTATCATCAAATTAAGCAGGACTTTTCTGTTAGGGTGGTCAATCCCGGAGAGAAGATTATCATTAAGGATATGGTTGATCGGTATGGAATTAGTGAAACACCTATAAAACAGGCTCTAAATAGACTTATTGCGGAGGGACTAGTTGAGAATATCCCTAGACGTGGTATGCGATTTAAAGAAGCAAACTGGGAAGATATTGAAGAAATGCTTGATACACGACTGATGTTGGAAACCTTTTTTGCACACAGAGTGATTGAGTCAGTTAGCTTAGATAATAAAATTATTGATGATATGAGAGAAAACATTAAACAACACTATAAAGCAATTGAAAAGATTGAAACTCTTGATGACTTTTTCGAAGTGTATAAAATTGATCACGACTTTCACTTAACCTATATGAAAGGTATGTGGAATAAAAAAATTCTACAAATATATGAAAGTATCGGAAGTCATTCGTTTTCATCTTTTTTATATGGTAAAAAGCCTAAAGAAAAGTTAATTAATGGTGTGTTAGAACATGAGGACATTTGTAATGCTTTGGAGAACAGAGATCTAAAGGCTTTAGAAGCAGCTATTAAGGTTCATAATGATAATGCAAAAGAATACATTAGCTTGATGATAAAAATGAAGAATATATAA